A window of the Streptomyces sp. Ag109_O5-10 genome harbors these coding sequences:
- a CDS encoding class I SAM-dependent methyltransferase has protein sequence MSKQSDVEALRSAYQRDLAEGTDRFFEPRRTTCPWCASDRLTTRLRTTDLLQHKPGAFVLDRCQECGHAFQNPRLNETGLEFYYRDFYDGLGEQKMSGTFGGRTKMYQGRARSMVPHDATPKNWLDVGTGHGHFCEAAREVLPGTAFDGLDFTDGVELAAREGRVEHAYRGAFPDLAPELAAHYDVVSMFHYLEHSTDPDRELRAAHETVRPGGHLLIEVPDPESRYARLLGRWWLPWLQPQHLHFVPVANLRARLTGLGFTVVAEEHAEAHDPVDLLAAVWLALDHTAPPDDAPWLPTPPGTLQKTLRAALLIAGIPALIAGTLLDRVAVRPLSRRLRVSNAYRIVARRD, from the coding sequence ATGAGCAAGCAGAGTGACGTCGAGGCGCTGCGCTCCGCCTACCAGCGGGACCTCGCCGAGGGCACCGACCGCTTCTTCGAACCCCGGCGCACCACCTGTCCCTGGTGCGCCTCCGACCGGCTGACCACCCGGCTGCGCACCACCGACCTGCTCCAGCACAAGCCCGGCGCCTTCGTCCTCGACCGCTGCCAGGAATGCGGTCACGCCTTCCAGAACCCGCGCCTGAACGAGACGGGCCTGGAGTTCTACTACCGGGACTTCTACGACGGCCTGGGCGAGCAGAAGATGAGCGGCACCTTCGGCGGCCGGACCAAGATGTACCAGGGCCGCGCCCGGTCCATGGTCCCGCACGATGCGACCCCCAAGAACTGGCTCGACGTCGGCACCGGCCACGGCCACTTCTGCGAGGCCGCCCGCGAGGTGCTGCCCGGCACCGCCTTCGACGGCCTCGACTTCACCGACGGTGTCGAACTCGCCGCCCGCGAGGGCCGCGTCGAGCACGCCTACCGCGGCGCCTTCCCCGACCTCGCCCCCGAACTGGCCGCCCACTACGACGTCGTCAGCATGTTCCACTACCTGGAGCACAGCACCGACCCCGACCGCGAACTGCGCGCCGCCCACGAGACGGTACGCCCCGGCGGCCACCTCCTCATCGAGGTCCCGGACCCCGAGAGCCGCTACGCCCGCCTGCTGGGCCGCTGGTGGCTGCCCTGGCTGCAGCCGCAGCACCTGCACTTCGTCCCGGTCGCCAACCTGCGTGCACGCCTCACCGGCCTGGGCTTCACGGTCGTCGCCGAGGAGCACGCCGAGGCCCACGACCCCGTCGACCTGCTGGCCGCCGTCTGGCTCGCCCTGGACCACACCGCCCCGCCCGACGACGCCCCGTGGCTGCCGACCCCGCCCGGCACGCTCCAGAAGACGCTCCGCGCGGCCCTGCTCATCGCGGGCATCCCGGCGCTGATCGCCGGTACCCTCCTGGACCGCGTCGCCGTACGGCCGCTCTCCCGCCGCCTGCGCGTCTCCAACGCCTACCGGATCGTGGCCCGCCGCGACTGA